In Opitutus sp., one genomic interval encodes:
- a CDS encoding flavin reductase family protein: MHLDFTALSPRDAYNWMADTITPRPIAWVSTISPDGRTNLAPFSFFNGITGNPPTLMFSAVNNRAGEKKDTVRNIEATGQFVVNLVSHVLTEKMNACAALLPYGESEFDKFGIAAVASTQVRPPRVAEAPVAFECRLHSIVPMGEGAGAASVVFGRIVAAYVSDAVLGAAGTIDPALLDTVGRLGGENYVTTRDRFTLKRPDRR; this comes from the coding sequence ATGCACCTCGATTTCACCGCGCTTTCTCCTCGTGACGCTTATAACTGGATGGCGGATACAATCACCCCCCGGCCAATCGCCTGGGTGTCCACGATCTCGCCCGACGGGCGCACCAATCTCGCCCCCTTTTCCTTTTTTAACGGCATCACCGGCAACCCGCCCACGCTGATGTTTTCGGCTGTCAACAACCGCGCCGGCGAAAAGAAGGACACCGTGCGCAATATCGAGGCGACCGGGCAATTTGTGGTGAATCTAGTTTCCCACGTCCTCACCGAAAAGATGAACGCCTGCGCCGCCCTGCTGCCGTACGGTGAGAGTGAGTTTGATAAATTCGGCATCGCCGCCGTCGCCTCGACGCAGGTGCGCCCGCCACGGGTGGCGGAGGCTCCGGTCGCCTTCGAGTGCCGACTGCACTCCATCGTGCCGATGGGCGAGGGCGCGGGAGCAGCCAGCGTGGTGTTTGGGCGCATCGTTGCCGCCTATGTGAGCGACGCGGTTCTCGGCGCCGCTGGGACGATTGATCCCGCCTTACTCGATACCGTCGGGCGGCTGGGCGGCGAAAACTACGTGACCACCCGCGACCGTTTTACCCTCAAGCGCCCCGATCGGCGCTGA
- a CDS encoding PAS domain S-box protein: MPVASAKKRPSSRPSDRLLAAALATLGEGVLIASACWQRGGFPVVFANASLCALTGWSTAELRGQPHGHLHADQRSLAALRRWRTDPNPAETLTGEGYLKRREGGPLYATWTYSLVTDPRGRVTHVAVTYRDLTAKRRLQEDLIHSQRLEAVNRLAGGVAHDFNNLLSVINGYSEILGAKPALREAARELGEIHRAGIEAAGLVRQLLAFSRRQSMTPLVVSLNQLVADNAGILAKLLGADKSLSLDLAATTDHVCVEPAQLQQVLLNLTLNARDAMDVGGRVTLRSANHTVSPTGHARRDAPAPGRYLKLSVQDDGRGMDEVIQAQLFEPFFTTKPHGQGTGLGLALVYGVVQQSGGFICVRSAPGEGSCFEILLPEVTEALSQQPTSLGPLPSTRGKETVLLVEADLVVAKMVGGILTADGYTVLTAPRASAALPLVLRHGKPVHLLIGELNPAEGAKLAGTLQARHPELRLIATDAKSTPTRAGVVAHGHRTLPKPYAMSTLLQTVRAVLDEPSPQPESAPAIHRKSPAHAHSRSKRD, encoded by the coding sequence GTGCCTGTCGCCTCCGCTAAAAAACGCCCGAGCTCGCGCCCGTCCGACCGCCTTCTCGCCGCGGCCCTCGCCACCCTGGGCGAAGGCGTGCTCATCGCCAGTGCCTGCTGGCAACGGGGTGGATTTCCCGTCGTTTTTGCCAACGCCAGCCTGTGCGCGCTGACGGGCTGGTCCACCGCCGAGCTGCGCGGTCAACCCCACGGCCACCTCCACGCCGATCAACGCTCGCTGGCGGCACTGCGCCGCTGGCGCACCGACCCCAACCCTGCTGAGACGCTCACCGGCGAAGGTTACCTGAAGCGCCGCGAGGGCGGCCCGCTTTACGCGACTTGGACCTACAGCCTTGTCACCGATCCACGAGGGCGCGTCACCCACGTCGCCGTCACCTACCGCGACCTAACCGCGAAGCGCCGCCTGCAAGAAGACCTAATCCACTCGCAGCGCCTGGAGGCGGTCAACCGCTTGGCGGGCGGTGTGGCGCACGACTTCAACAACCTGCTCTCGGTGATCAACGGCTACTCCGAAATCCTGGGTGCAAAACCCGCCCTGCGCGAGGCCGCCCGCGAGCTCGGCGAGATTCACCGCGCAGGCATCGAGGCCGCCGGCTTGGTTCGTCAACTGCTCGCCTTCAGCCGCCGTCAATCCATGACGCCTCTGGTCGTGAGCTTGAACCAACTGGTTGCAGACAACGCCGGCATCTTGGCCAAGCTCCTCGGGGCGGATAAATCGCTCTCCCTCGACCTCGCCGCCACCACCGATCACGTGTGCGTGGAGCCTGCTCAGCTTCAGCAGGTGCTGCTCAATCTCACGCTTAATGCCCGTGACGCCATGGACGTCGGCGGGCGGGTCACCCTGCGAAGCGCCAACCACACGGTTTCCCCCACCGGCCACGCCCGCCGCGACGCCCCCGCTCCTGGGCGTTATCTCAAGCTGAGCGTTCAGGACGACGGACGCGGCATGGACGAGGTGATCCAGGCCCAGCTCTTCGAACCCTTTTTCACCACCAAGCCGCACGGCCAGGGCACCGGCCTCGGCCTCGCCTTGGTTTACGGCGTGGTGCAGCAAAGCGGCGGATTTATCTGTGTGCGCAGCGCCCCGGGCGAGGGATCCTGCTTCGAAATTCTACTCCCCGAGGTAACCGAGGCGTTGTCGCAACAACCCACCTCGCTCGGGCCGCTGCCCTCGACCCGAGGCAAGGAAACCGTGCTGCTGGTCGAAGCCGACCTCGTTGTCGCCAAGATGGTCGGCGGCATTCTCACTGCCGATGGTTACACGGTCCTCACGGCCCCGCGTGCCAGTGCCGCGCTGCCGCTCGTGCTTCGCCACGGCAAACCGGTGCACCTGCTCATCGGCGAACTCAACCCGGCTGAAGGCGCGAAACTCGCCGGTACGCTGCAGGCCCGCCACCCCGAACTGCGCCTGATCGCCACGGACGCCAAGTCCACTCCGACCCGCGCCGGCGTGGTGGCGCACGGCCACCGCACGCTTCCCAAACCCTACGCGATGAGCACGCTCTTGCAGACCGTGCGCGCCGTACTCGACGAACCCTCGCCTCAACCGGAATCCGCACCCGCCATCCACCGGAAAAGCCCCGCCCATGCTCATTCGCGATCAAAACGAGATTAA
- a CDS encoding transposase produces MPPFLPPEKAHPEGESENPDHKATPSDAAEVLIVDTPGGRFRAQFAPELPVSPLGALVFFTQYLCATGGFEALVADTPLCYSSNRAHRPRDVIGTLLLGMLSGHYRYAHLAALRGDDIAPSLLGLKSIVSEDCVRRALARIGAEQGQDWLRRHLDQTCHGFLDNQWILDIDVTIKPIYGRQEGASIGYNPQKPGRPSHAYHTYWIATLRLCLDVEVHPGDQSAAGHGFAGLWALIDRLPAERRPHLLRGDCAYGQEALLSEAEARKLNYLFKLRRTAKARELVAALERTTTTAWTDAGQGWQGCESCLRLQGWNRARRVVVLRRRLNDQRHPRARRRLVREQADHALLLNIPDAAACEPIIYEHQILVTSLPYEILTLATLYRERGGAENPFDELKNQWSWSGFTSQELNSCQHAARLAALVYNWWTLYHRLLQPGQHHEAVSTRPRLLCGATRQSEHSGQRRLDVRLSHAEAPRLSELITKLARWLHGILHNAEQWSVAQRWGQIVARILQENFPVLGPEPPLATAPS; encoded by the coding sequence ATGCCGCCGTTTTTACCGCCGGAAAAAGCTCACCCCGAGGGTGAGTCAGAAAACCCTGATCACAAGGCAACGCCAAGCGATGCCGCCGAGGTGTTGATTGTGGATACACCCGGAGGACGTTTTCGTGCGCAGTTCGCCCCAGAGTTGCCGGTGAGCCCCTTGGGGGCACTGGTGTTTTTCACGCAGTACTTGTGTGCGACAGGAGGCTTCGAGGCACTGGTTGCGGACACGCCGCTTTGTTACAGCAGCAACCGCGCACACCGCCCTCGCGACGTGATTGGAACCCTGCTTTTGGGGATGCTCTCCGGGCACTATCGCTACGCGCACCTCGCGGCCCTGCGCGGCGACGACATTGCCCCGAGCCTGCTCGGACTTAAGTCGATTGTCAGCGAGGATTGTGTGCGCCGGGCGCTGGCTCGCATCGGTGCCGAGCAGGGGCAGGACTGGTTGCGGCGTCACCTCGACCAAACCTGTCATGGGTTTTTGGATAACCAGTGGATCCTCGACATCGATGTCACCATCAAGCCCATCTATGGACGTCAGGAAGGTGCCAGCATCGGCTATAACCCGCAAAAGCCCGGACGCCCCAGCCACGCCTACCACACCTACTGGATCGCCACCTTGCGCCTGTGTCTGGACGTGGAGGTGCACCCCGGCGATCAATCCGCCGCCGGACATGGTTTTGCGGGGCTGTGGGCGCTCATCGACCGACTGCCAGCCGAGCGCCGGCCCCATCTTTTGCGCGGTGACTGCGCCTATGGCCAGGAGGCGCTGCTCAGTGAAGCTGAAGCGCGTAAACTCAACTATTTGTTCAAACTGCGCCGCACCGCCAAGGCCCGCGAGCTGGTGGCCGCGCTTGAACGCACCACCACCACCGCTTGGACCGACGCCGGACAAGGCTGGCAGGGCTGCGAAAGCTGCCTGCGCCTGCAAGGCTGGAACCGGGCCCGACGTGTGGTGGTCTTGCGCCGTCGCCTCAACGACCAACGCCACCCCCGGGCCCGCCGCCGCCTCGTGCGCGAGCAAGCCGACCACGCTTTGCTGCTGAACATCCCCGACGCGGCCGCCTGCGAGCCGATCATCTACGAACATCAGATCCTCGTTACGAGCCTGCCCTACGAGATCCTTACCCTTGCCACCCTGTATCGGGAACGTGGGGGCGCGGAAAACCCCTTCGACGAGCTCAAGAACCAGTGGAGCTGGTCGGGGTTTACCTCCCAGGAGCTAAACTCCTGTCAGCACGCCGCGCGTTTGGCCGCACTGGTTTACAACTGGTGGACGCTCTATCACCGCCTGCTTCAACCCGGTCAGCACCACGAGGCGGTGAGTACACGTCCCCGTCTGCTCTGCGGAGCGACCCGGCAGAGCGAACACTCCGGTCAACGCCGCCTGGACGTGCGCTTGAGCCATGCCGAGGCACCTCGCCTGAGTGAACTCATCACAAAGCTGGCCAGATGGTTACATGGTATCCTTCATAATGCGGAGCAATGGAGTGTCGCCCAGCGCTGGGGGCAAATCGTAGCGAGGATTTTACAGGAAAACTTCCCTGTACTCGGCCCTGAACCGCCTTTGGCCACCGCCCCAAGCTGA
- the pdxH gene encoding pyridoxamine 5'-phosphate oxidase → MSLADLRKDYSLSGLLEKDLARDPIRQFEQWFQQAEAAQVIEPNAMTLATSTREGRPSARTVLLKGLDGRGFVFFTNYESRKGRELAENPRATLLFPWLALERQVIVEGELSQVSREESAAYFHSRPRASQLGAWVSQQSSIITGRSILEDSLKALEKTHAGAEIPLPPAWGGYRLTPKSIEFWQGRRSRLHDRMRYRRDAVGGEWIIERLAP, encoded by the coding sequence ATGTCTCTCGCCGATCTCCGCAAAGACTACAGCTTGTCGGGCTTGTTGGAAAAAGACCTCGCCCGTGACCCCATCCGCCAATTCGAGCAGTGGTTCCAACAAGCCGAGGCGGCCCAGGTCATCGAGCCGAATGCCATGACGCTCGCCACCTCGACGCGCGAGGGCCGACCCTCGGCTCGTACCGTATTACTCAAGGGACTCGATGGACGTGGCTTTGTTTTTTTTACCAACTACGAAAGCCGCAAGGGCCGCGAACTCGCCGAGAACCCCCGCGCCACACTCCTGTTCCCCTGGCTGGCGTTGGAGCGGCAGGTCATCGTCGAGGGCGAGCTCAGCCAGGTCAGCCGCGAGGAGAGTGCTGCGTATTTCCACAGTCGGCCGCGGGCCAGCCAGCTCGGGGCGTGGGTATCGCAGCAGAGTTCCATCATCACCGGCCGCTCAATTCTGGAAGACTCGTTAAAGGCCTTGGAGAAAACCCACGCAGGCGCCGAGATCCCGCTGCCTCCCGCCTGGGGCGGCTATCGCCTGACGCCGAAAAGCATCGAGTTCTGGCAGGGCCGCCGCAGTCGCCTGCATGACCGCATGCGTTACCGCCGTGACGCTGTCGGCGGGGAGTGGATTATCGAACGGCTCGCCCCCTGA
- a CDS encoding thioredoxin family protein, whose amino-acid sequence MTFHASRSFALLLFVSICAWFGPTARAQVEASLTAADESVQPGRPLTVALRLVHEAPWHTYWLNPGTGLPTQLSWKLPPGWTASPIHWPLPKVISDPQGTIAGNGYEGVLYLPVTLTPPSDLPPGSSVTLAADASWLMCADTCVPGKATVSLTLPILASPPAADPLHAAAIAATLADQPRELTGLSARATRQGDKINLRLTHAAPDAQPLPPAQKPWFFANDETIAFDQPQTVRPAASNSTGSAATASPATSGIGGEWLSLDLPVTPELAAAPTRLIGVLRIEGEPAATGLRIDVPIEPASLVPTAANGAAATTGGFGVTRATPEAAVAVDTLAGTLLLAFVGGLILNLMPCVFPVLGIKILGFVNQAGADRRKVTLHGLAFAGGVLLSFWTLAGALAVLRAGGDQLGWGFQLQSPGFVFALAAVMLVFALSMSGVFEFGLRAVGVGSGLQTQGGFTGSFFTGVLATVVATPCSAPFLAPALGAALALPVVESFAVFTAIAVGLALPYLLLSIFPQAVKLLPRPGAWMETFKQAMAFPLYATVGYLIWVLAGQLKADDTALLAVLLGLTVIAMATWLYGRYATYSATPARARLGVLGGLILLGLGLGLGWPRPSAPTEIVWQTWSPEAVARAVADGKPVYVDFTARWCFTCQTNKKVVFGSAEVLKTFREREVVTLRADWTDADPRITAELAKWNRSAVPFNLVYLPGKPAPIALPELLTPGTVLDVLKSAP is encoded by the coding sequence ATGACCTTCCACGCCTCTCGTTCGTTCGCCCTGCTGCTCTTCGTCTCGATCTGCGCTTGGTTCGGGCCCACCGCCCGCGCACAGGTCGAGGCCTCGCTCACCGCCGCCGACGAGTCGGTGCAGCCCGGGCGCCCGCTCACCGTGGCCCTGCGGCTGGTTCACGAAGCGCCGTGGCACACCTACTGGCTCAACCCCGGCACCGGTTTGCCCACCCAACTGAGCTGGAAACTCCCGCCCGGCTGGACCGCCTCGCCCATCCACTGGCCGCTGCCCAAGGTAATCAGCGACCCACAAGGCACCATCGCCGGCAACGGCTACGAAGGCGTCCTCTACCTGCCCGTCACGTTGACCCCGCCCTCCGACCTCCCCCCCGGCAGCAGCGTCACCCTCGCCGCCGACGCCAGCTGGCTCATGTGCGCCGACACCTGCGTGCCGGGCAAAGCCACCGTCTCGCTCACCCTGCCCATCTTGGCCAGCCCGCCCGCCGCCGATCCCCTTCACGCCGCCGCCATCGCAGCAACCCTCGCCGACCAACCGCGCGAGTTAACCGGGCTGTCCGCTCGCGCCACCCGCCAAGGCGACAAGATCAACCTGCGCCTCACCCACGCCGCCCCCGACGCGCAGCCGCTTCCACCGGCGCAAAAACCGTGGTTTTTCGCCAACGATGAGACCATCGCCTTCGACCAACCCCAGACCGTGCGCCCCGCCGCGTCGAACTCCACGGGCAGCGCCGCCACCGCCTCGCCGGCCACCAGCGGCATCGGCGGCGAATGGCTGAGCCTCGACCTGCCCGTCACCCCGGAACTCGCCGCCGCCCCCACGCGGCTCATCGGCGTGCTCCGCATCGAGGGCGAACCGGCCGCCACGGGATTGCGCATCGACGTCCCCATTGAGCCCGCCTCGCTCGTCCCGACGGCTGCAAACGGGGCTGCGGCGACGACGGGCGGCTTCGGCGTCACCCGCGCCACACCCGAGGCGGCGGTGGCGGTGGACACCCTTGCCGGCACCCTGCTGCTGGCTTTTGTGGGCGGGCTGATCCTCAACCTGATGCCGTGCGTCTTCCCGGTTCTGGGGATAAAAATCCTCGGCTTCGTTAACCAGGCTGGAGCCGACCGCCGCAAGGTCACGCTGCACGGCCTCGCGTTCGCCGGCGGGGTGTTGCTCTCGTTCTGGACGCTGGCGGGCGCGCTCGCGGTGTTGCGCGCTGGTGGCGACCAACTCGGTTGGGGCTTTCAACTCCAGTCGCCCGGCTTCGTCTTTGCCCTGGCTGCGGTGATGCTGGTGTTCGCGCTGAGCATGAGCGGGGTGTTTGAATTCGGCCTGCGCGCGGTCGGCGTCGGGTCCGGCCTGCAAACCCAGGGCGGCTTCACCGGCTCGTTTTTTACCGGCGTGCTCGCAACCGTGGTGGCGACCCCGTGCAGCGCGCCGTTTCTGGCGCCCGCTCTCGGCGCTGCGCTGGCCTTGCCGGTGGTCGAATCGTTCGCCGTGTTCACCGCCATCGCGGTCGGTTTGGCGCTACCCTACCTGCTGCTCTCGATTTTCCCGCAGGCGGTCAAACTGCTGCCCCGCCCCGGCGCTTGGATGGAAACCTTTAAACAAGCTATGGCGTTCCCGCTGTATGCGACCGTCGGTTACCTGATTTGGGTGTTGGCCGGGCAGCTCAAAGCCGACGACACGGCGCTGCTCGCGGTGTTACTTGGCCTGACCGTGATCGCCATGGCTACCTGGCTGTACGGACGCTACGCCACGTACAGCGCAACTCCCGCGCGCGCCCGCCTTGGGGTGCTCGGCGGGCTGATCCTGCTTGGACTCGGACTCGGCTTGGGCTGGCCGCGACCCAGCGCGCCCACCGAAATCGTCTGGCAGACCTGGAGTCCCGAGGCGGTGGCTCGGGCCGTGGCGGACGGCAAACCGGTGTACGTCGATTTCACCGCGCGCTGGTGCTTCACCTGCCAGACCAACAAGAAAGTGGTCTTCGGCTCAGCCGAGGTGCTCAAAACCTTCCGCGAGCGCGAGGTGGTTACCCTGCGCGCCGACTGGACCGACGCCGATCCACGCATCACCGCCGAGTTGGCGAAGTGGAACCGCAGCGCGGTGCCCTTTAACCTCGTTTATCTGCCTGGCAAACCGGCACCCATCGCGCTCCCCGAGTTACTCACCCCCGGAACCGTGCTGGACGTCCTCAAGAGCGCACCGTGA
- a CDS encoding adenine phosphoribosyltransferase: protein MAYPDTESYLKARIRTVRNWPHAGINFRDVTTLFHDPEAFRVLVESFSLDATRLGVNLLAAVDARGFILGGALAYQLNKPFMLVRKKGKLPFDTVGTDYALEYGKASIEIHTDACKPGDRVLIVDDLIATGGTVLAAAKLVRSLGAEVVGVAAVIDLPELGGSAKLAAEGIAVHALCRFSETE, encoded by the coding sequence ATGGCCTATCCCGACACCGAATCCTACCTGAAAGCTCGCATTCGCACCGTCCGCAACTGGCCGCACGCCGGGATCAACTTCCGCGATGTCACCACCCTGTTTCACGACCCGGAAGCCTTCCGCGTTCTGGTGGAAAGCTTTTCGCTGGATGCGACCCGGCTCGGGGTGAACCTGCTGGCGGCGGTGGACGCGCGCGGGTTTATCCTCGGCGGGGCGCTGGCTTACCAACTGAACAAGCCCTTCATGCTGGTGCGCAAGAAGGGCAAGTTACCCTTCGACACGGTGGGCACCGACTACGCCTTGGAGTACGGCAAAGCCTCCATTGAAATCCACACCGACGCGTGCAAGCCCGGCGACCGCGTGCTCATCGTCGACGACCTGATTGCGACAGGCGGCACGGTGCTGGCGGCGGCTAAACTGGTCCGCTCGCTGGGTGCCGAGGTGGTGGGTGTGGCGGCGGTGATCGACCTGCCGGAGCTGGGCGGCTCGGCCAAGCTGGCCGCTGAAGGTATCGCGGTGCATGCGCTCTGCCGGTTTTCGGAGACGGAGTAA
- a CDS encoding cupin domain-containing protein has protein sequence MTAETLHPTAAAIIAALQLEALPNEGGFFRPAYRSALCLPNGRAAGSAIYFLLTPKGFSALHSLSTEELWHFYAGDPAEHLCLDPATGNGTKTRLGPEILNGQRPLLVVPAGAWQGARLAPGGRWALLGCTLSPAWDEREFRLGERTPLTSAFPLWAEEIRALTR, from the coding sequence ATGACTGCCGAGACGCTCCACCCCACCGCTGCCGCGATCATTGCCGCGCTCCAACTCGAAGCGTTGCCCAACGAGGGCGGCTTTTTCCGCCCGGCCTACCGCAGCGCCCTGTGCCTGCCGAACGGGCGGGCAGCCGGATCCGCGATTTATTTTCTGCTCACGCCCAAAGGTTTTTCCGCCCTCCACTCCCTGAGCACTGAGGAGCTTTGGCACTTTTATGCAGGCGATCCAGCCGAGCACCTGTGCCTCGATCCGGCCACCGGCAACGGCACCAAAACCCGGCTTGGCCCCGAAATACTGAATGGCCAGCGGCCGCTGCTCGTGGTGCCGGCTGGTGCGTGGCAGGGCGCGCGACTGGCCCCCGGCGGCCGTTGGGCCTTGCTCGGCTGCACCCTGAGCCCGGCTTGGGACGAGCGTGAATTCCGCCTCGGTGAACGCACCCCGTTAACCTCGGCCTTTCCGCTTTGGGCAGAGGAGATTCGCGCACTTACACGTTGA
- a CDS encoding SDR family oxidoreductase has translation MKILLTGASGLVGSAFAQAATRRGHHVIGLVGTYAGTVPGLAEKRALDLTDEAALTAVVLETFPEAIVNCAAISEPAQCDADPARAQALNVALPEQLARLAHHLSAKLIHLSSEQVFDGTSAEPYTVKSTVKPFNLYARQKAESERLVLTAAPLMSVTLRVPLLSGNSLTAQRSLHERLFAAWAAGQTPHVYTDEFRQPCTAGNLAELMVEILERNDVRGVFHWAGADLLSRHELARRIRAHFKLSETSAPLLALSRADDPRAASKRPARLGLDLKPLAGVVKTPIETFAAQLDQFIIPPACRAWYFSA, from the coding sequence ATGAAAATCTTGCTCACCGGCGCCTCCGGACTTGTTGGCAGCGCCTTCGCCCAAGCCGCCACCCGTCGCGGCCACCACGTTATCGGTTTAGTCGGCACCTACGCCGGAACCGTTCCCGGACTAGCCGAGAAACGCGCCCTCGACCTGACCGATGAGGCCGCGCTCACCGCAGTCGTCCTGGAGACCTTCCCCGAGGCCATCGTCAACTGCGCGGCCATTTCCGAACCCGCCCAGTGCGATGCCGATCCAGCCCGCGCCCAAGCCCTCAACGTCGCCCTGCCCGAGCAACTAGCACGGCTCGCCCACCACCTGAGCGCCAAGCTCATTCACCTCTCGTCCGAGCAGGTTTTCGATGGCACCAGCGCCGAACCCTACACGGTTAAAAGCACGGTTAAACCGTTCAACCTTTACGCCCGCCAGAAGGCCGAAAGCGAACGCCTGGTGCTGACCGCAGCGCCCCTCATGTCGGTCACGCTGCGCGTCCCGTTGCTCAGCGGCAACAGCCTCACTGCGCAACGCAGCCTGCACGAGCGCCTGTTTGCAGCCTGGGCTGCGGGCCAGACCCCGCACGTGTACACCGACGAATTCCGCCAGCCCTGCACGGCGGGCAACCTCGCCGAGCTGATGGTCGAAATCCTCGAACGCAACGACGTGCGCGGGGTGTTTCACTGGGCCGGCGCCGACCTGCTTTCCCGCCACGAACTCGCCCGCCGCATCCGCGCGCATTTCAAGTTAAGTGAAACCTCCGCGCCACTTCTCGCGCTCTCCCGCGCCGATGACCCGAGGGCAGCCTCAAAACGCCCCGCCCGCCTGGGGCTCGACCTCAAACCCCTGGCCGGCGTGGTCAAAACCCCGATCGAGACCTTTGCCGCGCAACTCGACCAGTTCATCATCCCGCCCGCCTGCCGCGCCTGGTATTTCAGCGCGTAA
- a CDS encoding lipoate--protein ligase family protein, with protein MQLHILPERTAGAAENMAADFLLLNRYPAPESARFRHYSWRMPAVTFGFGQKIAYVREQLKALAPDEHLDITRRPTGGGVVDHRDDWTFALVIPRGQPLYDARATESYRRVHADLVAALQAQGQPVVLKERCDSACSGEPTSAPTVCFIRPELYDVLHAETGAKVAGAAQKRTKHGLLFQGSIAKSALGEVDWDAFTEAFTTRLGETLGAEALTSPWPEFAEGEMDGLVEQYSETGWLEYR; from the coding sequence ATGCAGCTCCACATCCTTCCTGAGCGGACCGCCGGTGCCGCGGAAAACATGGCGGCGGACTTCCTGCTGCTGAACCGCTACCCTGCCCCGGAAAGCGCCCGGTTTCGCCATTACAGCTGGCGCATGCCCGCCGTGACGTTCGGCTTCGGCCAAAAAATCGCCTATGTGCGCGAGCAACTCAAGGCCCTCGCCCCCGACGAGCACTTGGACATCACCCGTCGGCCCACCGGTGGCGGCGTGGTGGATCACCGCGATGACTGGACCTTCGCCTTGGTCATCCCGCGAGGCCAACCACTCTACGATGCCCGCGCCACCGAGAGCTACCGCCGGGTCCACGCCGATTTGGTGGCCGCCCTCCAGGCCCAAGGTCAGCCCGTAGTGCTGAAAGAACGCTGTGACTCCGCCTGCTCAGGTGAACCCACCAGCGCGCCCACCGTCTGCTTCATCCGCCCAGAACTCTACGACGTACTCCATGCCGAGACCGGCGCCAAAGTCGCCGGGGCGGCGCAGAAACGAACCAAGCACGGGCTCTTGTTTCAGGGCAGCATCGCCAAGTCGGCACTGGGCGAAGTGGACTGGGATGCCTTCACCGAGGCCTTCACTACCCGCCTCGGTGAAACTCTCGGGGCCGAAGCGCTAACCAGCCCGTGGCCGGAATTTGCAGAGGGCGAAATGGACGGGCTGGTCGAGCAATACTCCGAAACCGGCTGGCTAGAATACCGCTGA
- a CDS encoding DUF3817 domain-containing protein has translation MIFTSPRGRLRLIGWLEGTSFLLLLGLAMPLKYFWGQPEWVRVIGMAHGVLFIAYLAAALQAAIDEGWSVTRTGLVMTASFLPFGTFYVDAKWLRAPFTVRS, from the coding sequence ATGATTTTTACTTCGCCACGCGGACGCCTGCGCTTGATCGGTTGGCTGGAGGGCACCTCGTTTCTCCTGCTGCTGGGGCTGGCCATGCCGCTAAAGTATTTCTGGGGCCAGCCGGAATGGGTGCGGGTGATCGGGATGGCGCACGGCGTCTTGTTTATCGCTTATCTCGCCGCCGCGCTTCAGGCCGCCATCGATGAGGGCTGGTCGGTGACGCGTACCGGGTTGGTCATGACCGCGAGCTTTCTGCCCTTCGGTACGTTTTATGTGGATGCTAAATGGCTCCGGGCTCCCTTCACGGTGCGCTCTTGA
- a CDS encoding YihA family ribosome biogenesis GTP-binding protein: MKIKTAVFEISAQTLATSPRWTLPEFAFIGRSNVGKSSLINLLTENNRLAKASDAPGKTKLINFFRINANWCLVDFPGYGYAKIAKTQRADFNEAVADFIEERENLVHLFVLIDSRLAPQKIDLEFLRWVVTADVSYSLVFTKTDKQSNSVTQSNIALFKHAIAEFVPEQPAVFTSSSTTRKGRDEILDFISAALKTAKAG, encoded by the coding sequence ATGAAAATCAAAACGGCCGTCTTCGAGATCAGCGCCCAAACCCTTGCGACGAGCCCGCGTTGGACTTTGCCCGAGTTCGCCTTTATCGGCCGCTCCAATGTCGGCAAGTCGTCCCTGATCAACCTGCTCACCGAAAACAACCGCCTGGCCAAGGCCTCCGACGCGCCCGGCAAGACCAAGTTGATCAACTTTTTCCGCATCAACGCCAACTGGTGCCTGGTGGACTTCCCCGGCTACGGCTACGCCAAGATCGCCAAAACCCAACGCGCCGATTTCAACGAGGCGGTGGCCGACTTCATCGAGGAGCGCGAAAACCTTGTTCACCTGTTTGTGCTGATCGACTCGCGTCTTGCTCCGCAAAAAATCGACCTGGAGTTTTTGCGCTGGGTGGTGACCGCCGACGTGTCGTACTCGCTGGTGTTCACCAAAACCGACAAGCAGTCCAACTCGGTGACGCAGTCGAACATCGCCCTGTTTAAGCATGCGATCGCGGAGTTCGTGCCCGAGCAGCCGGCGGTTTTCACCAGCTCGTCGACCACGCGCAAGGGCCGCGACGAGATCCTCGACTTCATCTCGGCGGCGCTGAAAACAGCCAAGGCGGGCTGA